In the genome of Clostridia bacterium, one region contains:
- the cdd gene encoding cytidine deaminase, with protein MLVQQEQLSNNIIYKDGSEIMIDNYGLIKMANEARKSSYSPYSNFKVGAAVLTSNGNIYTGCNVENASFGATNCAERTAIYKAVSEGEREIRAIAIVGDSQELTFPCGICRQVIFEFSNKDTLVIVAKSDGTYKIFNISELIPFSFSKKDIGH; from the coding sequence ATGTTAGTGCAGCAGGAACAATTAAGCAACAACATAATTTATAAAGATGGAAGTGAAATAATGATTGATAATTATGGTCTGATAAAGATGGCAAATGAAGCAAGAAAAAGTTCCTATTCTCCTTATTCTAATTTTAAAGTAGGGGCTGCTGTTTTGACATCAAATGGGAATATTTATACAGGGTGTAATGTTGAGAACGCATCTTTCGGTGCTACTAACTGTGCCGAAAGGACAGCTATATATAAGGCAGTTTCGGAGGGTGAAAGGGAGATAAGAGCAATTGCAATTGTAGGAGACTCCCAGGAATTGACTTTCCCATGCGGCATTTGTAGGCAGGTAATATTTGAGTTTTCAAACAAAGATACCCTAGTTATTGTAGCAAAGTCTGATGGAACTTATAAAATTTTCAATATATCAGAACTTATACCTTTTTCATTTTCAAAAAAAGATATAGGTCATTGA